One Obesumbacterium proteus DNA window includes the following coding sequences:
- the ptrA gene encoding pitrilysin has product MRRQLSILTVFAFLLTSASLLWIPASSAKIEPAGWQALAEKIDKSASDPRLYQAIKLDNGMKVILVSDKDAPKSLAALALPVGSLEDPNSQLGLAHYLEHMVLMGSKRYPQADNLSEFLKKHGGSHNASTASYRTAFYLEVENDALSPAVDRLADAIAEPLLDPVNADRERNAVNAELTMARSRDGMRMAQVSAETLNPEHPSARFSGGNLETLSDKPNSKLHQELVSFYHRYYSANLMVGVIYSNQPLPNLAKLAVTSFGRIPNRDASVPPITVPAVTPEQQGIIIHYVPAQPRKMLKIEYRIENNSAAFRSKTDTYIAYLIGNRSKNTLSDWLQKQGLAESIGAGADPMIDRNGGVFSISVSLTDKGLAERDRVIAAVYDYLKLLREQGVKQSYFDEIAHVLDLDFRYPSITRDMDYIEWLVDNMLRVPVQNVLDSSYLADRYDPQAINARLASMTPENARIWFISPNEPHNKTAYFVDAAYQVDRITAQQFAAWNNLEQRISLSLPALNPYIPDDFSLIKPVQPRLTKPEMVLNQPGLRALYMPSRYFADEPKANITLSLRNKVGRDGAKEQVMFALTDYLAGVELDQLAYQASIGGISFSTTYNDGLTINANGFTQRLPQLLTTLVEGYAGFDASEEHLEQAKSWYREQLDSADKAKAFEQAMQPIQALSSVPYTERSERRALLDGITLSDIKNYRSQLIEGATPELLVVGNMTAIQVKALAQNIRDRLKCGGTLWWHGKDVVIEHKQLANIQRAGSSSDSALGAVYIPTGYDEIQGMAYSNLLSQIIQPWFYDQLRTKEQLGYAVFAFPSSIGNQWGIGFLLQSNNQAPDYLYNRYLEFYGQADKRLKALKEADFNQYKLALVNQLRQRPQTLDEEAGRFANDFDRGNFEFNTRDKLIKQIDMLHRDNIVTYYHQAVIKPQGMALLSQVLGGHANGHYAAPKGWTTYQNASALQQTLPVKVAP; this is encoded by the coding sequence ATGCGTAGGCAGTTATCCATCCTGACGGTATTTGCATTCTTGCTGACGAGCGCGTCGCTGTTGTGGATACCGGCTAGTTCAGCAAAAATTGAGCCTGCTGGCTGGCAGGCATTGGCGGAAAAGATTGATAAAAGCGCCAGCGATCCGCGTCTCTATCAGGCGATTAAGCTTGATAACGGTATGAAGGTGATCTTAGTTTCAGACAAAGATGCGCCTAAATCTCTTGCTGCGCTGGCTTTGCCCGTGGGTTCGCTTGAAGATCCTAACTCACAGCTGGGTTTAGCTCATTACCTTGAACATATGGTTCTGATGGGGTCAAAGCGCTATCCACAGGCTGATAATTTATCCGAGTTTCTGAAAAAGCATGGCGGAAGCCACAATGCGAGCACGGCGTCTTATCGCACTGCGTTTTATCTTGAGGTCGAAAATGATGCCTTGTCGCCAGCCGTTGACCGTTTAGCGGATGCCATTGCCGAACCCTTACTTGATCCGGTGAATGCCGACCGCGAGCGTAATGCGGTGAACGCTGAGCTAACGATGGCGCGTTCACGTGATGGAATGCGAATGGCTCAGGTTTCAGCCGAAACGCTCAACCCAGAACATCCAAGCGCTCGTTTCTCCGGTGGTAATCTGGAAACGCTGAGTGATAAGCCGAACAGCAAACTTCATCAAGAGCTGGTTTCGTTCTATCACCGCTATTATTCCGCCAATCTGATGGTTGGCGTGATTTACAGTAATCAACCGCTTCCTAACCTTGCCAAGCTGGCCGTGACCTCTTTTGGCCGTATTCCAAACCGCGATGCGAGCGTACCGCCTATTACGGTACCGGCGGTAACGCCGGAACAGCAGGGAATTATCATTCATTACGTCCCTGCGCAGCCGCGCAAGATGCTGAAAATTGAGTACCGCATTGAAAATAATAGCGCGGCGTTTCGCAGTAAAACCGATACCTATATTGCTTATTTGATCGGTAATCGTAGCAAAAACACGCTATCTGATTGGTTACAAAAGCAGGGATTAGCAGAGTCTATCGGTGCGGGTGCAGACCCAATGATCGATCGTAATGGTGGCGTGTTCTCTATCAGCGTTTCACTCACCGATAAAGGCTTGGCCGAGCGCGATCGCGTGATTGCCGCCGTGTATGATTATTTAAAATTGCTGCGTGAACAGGGCGTTAAGCAAAGCTATTTCGATGAAATTGCTCACGTGCTCGATCTTGATTTCCGCTATCCATCCATCACGCGCGACATGGATTACATCGAATGGCTGGTCGACAACATGCTGCGTGTGCCTGTGCAAAACGTTCTCGATTCTTCCTATCTGGCCGATAGATATGATCCACAGGCCATTAATGCGCGTCTGGCGAGCATGACGCCTGAAAATGCCCGAATTTGGTTTATCAGCCCGAATGAGCCTCATAACAAAACCGCGTATTTTGTTGATGCGGCTTATCAGGTTGATCGTATTACCGCGCAGCAGTTCGCCGCATGGAACAACTTAGAGCAGCGTATTTCTTTATCTCTGCCAGCGTTGAACCCTTACATTCCAGATGATTTTTCGCTTATCAAGCCGGTTCAACCACGCCTGACAAAACCGGAGATGGTGTTGAATCAGCCGGGGCTGCGTGCGTTGTATATGCCAAGCCGCTATTTTGCCGATGAGCCAAAGGCCAATATCACGCTTTCGCTACGTAACAAAGTCGGTCGTGATGGAGCAAAAGAGCAGGTGATGTTTGCCCTGACTGATTATCTAGCCGGTGTTGAACTTGATCAGCTTGCCTATCAGGCTTCGATTGGTGGGATTAGTTTCTCAACCACCTACAACGACGGTTTAACGATTAACGCCAACGGCTTTACCCAGCGCTTACCGCAGCTGCTGACGACGCTGGTGGAAGGCTATGCCGGATTTGACGCCAGCGAAGAGCATCTGGAGCAGGCTAAGTCATGGTATCGCGAACAGCTTGATTCAGCGGATAAGGCTAAGGCGTTTGAACAGGCTATGCAGCCGATTCAGGCGCTATCAAGCGTGCCTTACACCGAACGCAGCGAGCGAAGAGCGCTGCTGGATGGTATTACGCTAAGCGATATTAAAAACTATCGTAGTCAGCTAATTGAAGGCGCAACGCCAGAGTTGCTGGTCGTGGGCAATATGACCGCCATTCAGGTGAAAGCCTTGGCGCAAAACATTCGCGATCGGCTCAAGTGCGGCGGTACGCTCTGGTGGCATGGAAAGGATGTGGTGATTGAGCATAAGCAGCTTGCCAATATCCAACGAGCTGGTAGCAGCAGCGACTCCGCGTTAGGCGCCGTTTATATCCCAACGGGATATGATGAAATTCAGGGGATGGCCTACAGTAATCTGCTGAGCCAAATTATTCAGCCATGGTTCTACGACCAGCTGCGTACCAAAGAACAGTTGGGATATGCCGTCTTTGCATTCCCATCATCCATTGGTAACCAGTGGGGGATCGGCTTCTTGCTGCAAAGTAATAATCAGGCGCCCGACTATCTGTATAACCGTTACCTAGAGTTTTATGGTCAGGCAGATAAGCGTTTGAAAGCGCTGAAAGAGGCTGATTTTAATCAGTATAAACTTGCTTTGGTTAATCAGCTGCGCCAGCGTCCACAGACGTTGGATGAAGAAGCTGGCCGCTTTGCGAATGATTTTGACCGTGGCAATTTCGAGTTCAATACACGCGACAAGTTGATCAAACAAATTGATATGTTACATCGTGACAATATCGTGACGTACTACCATCAGGCGGTGATTAAACCGCAGGGGATGGCGCTGTTGTCTCAGGTGCTCGGTGGTCATGCCAATGGGCATTACGCGGCGCCAAAAGGATGGACAACTTACCAAAATGCCTCTGCGCTGCAGCAAACTCTGCCCGTTAAGGTTGCTCCATAA
- the recB gene encoding exodeoxyribonuclease V subunit beta yields the protein MTQAQTLDALALPLIGERLIEASAGTGKTFTIAALYLRLLLGLGGENAFPRPLSVEEILVVTFTEAATEELRGRIRSNIHDLRLACVRGSSTNPLLSDLLDLIDDKTDAVSQLLAAERQMDEAAIYTIHGFCQRMLSNNAFESGILFQQTLVQDELPLRRQACADFWRRHCYPLPLNIAAVVSQEWSGPEQLLSDLQPYLHGELPELRQVIADDETLAQRHQQIIERIDAVKSQWRAAAGEIESLIADSGVDKRSYSSRYLPKWLAAVGDWSAAETLDYQLPDELKRFGQNILLEKTKKGTPPQHAVFVAIDQLLVEPLSLRDLLLSRALSEVRTSVQQEKRQHAQLGFDDLLSRLSQALQQPGGEMLAQAIRQRYPVAMIDEFQDTDPQQYGIFQAIYFQTERAQQSDSALLLIGDPKQAIYAFRGADIFTYMYARSEVKHHYTLGTNWRSSPGMVAAVNQVFSTIASPFLFEDIPFLPVEAAKNNQALRFEIEGQRQQAMHIWLQSGEGCGTVEYQQSLATQCAAQIRDWLTAGQQGKALLYSNKNQPKPVEASDITILVRSRAEAALIRDALSALAIPSVYLSNRDNVFETPEARDLLWLLQAVLAPEQERLLRSALATSLMGLNSQQINHFNQDERLWDALVDEFDGYRQRWQKQGVLPMLREIMVSRNLAENLLASEGGERRLTDVLHIGELLQEASLTLDSEPALLRWLAQQIDNPAVQSENQQLRLESDRHLVQVVTIHKSKGLEFPIVWLPFIGSYRLQKQPLYHDRDNFKAVLDLNYNDDAVKLAEEERLAEDLRLLYVALTRSVYHCSLGLAPLFLGGRKKQGETDVHNSAIGYLLQKGEPGDAGLLLECLQRLQNDDIVVTPVSSEDTSPWVPNAPEAQDLQAKLFTRKMQDDWRVTSYSGLQQHSSTPFFDLLPKLDVDAVGESDIETTPELTPHTFPKGAAPGTFLHSLLEPLDFTQPRDLEWLSEQVTLQGLDDQWVPVLDRWLEAILRAQLAETGPCLAQLPPSQIQAELQFYLPIEQLLKSAELDALIKRYDPLSAQCDPLDFRQVRGMLKGFIDLVFFWQGRYYVLDYKSNWLGADENAYTPEAMAGAMAEHRYDFQYQLYSLALHRYLRHRLPDYQYEQHFGGVFYCFLRGMSPDKPGQGVFHCRPDVALIEGMDKLFSSASEDATC from the coding sequence ATGACTCAGGCACAAACGTTAGATGCTTTGGCGCTGCCGCTGATTGGGGAGCGCCTGATTGAGGCCTCAGCCGGTACAGGTAAAACATTTACCATCGCGGCGCTGTATCTGCGTTTGCTGTTGGGGCTGGGAGGCGAGAATGCTTTTCCTCGCCCCCTGTCCGTAGAAGAAATTCTGGTTGTGACCTTTACCGAAGCGGCGACCGAAGAGCTGCGTGGGCGCATTCGTAGCAATATCCACGATCTACGGCTGGCCTGCGTGCGTGGCAGTAGCACCAATCCGCTGTTGTCTGATTTGCTCGATCTTATCGATGATAAAACCGATGCGGTAAGCCAATTATTAGCGGCAGAGCGCCAAATGGACGAAGCCGCTATTTATACCATCCACGGTTTTTGTCAGCGAATGCTCAGCAACAATGCCTTTGAGTCTGGCATTCTGTTCCAGCAAACCTTGGTTCAGGATGAGCTACCGCTGCGCCGCCAAGCCTGCGCCGATTTTTGGCGTCGGCACTGTTATCCGTTGCCGCTGAATATTGCGGCGGTGGTGAGCCAAGAGTGGAGCGGTCCTGAACAGCTGCTGAGTGATTTACAGCCCTATCTGCATGGGGAGCTGCCCGAATTACGCCAAGTGATTGCCGATGACGAAACGCTGGCTCAGCGACACCAGCAAATTATTGAGCGCATTGATGCCGTGAAATCCCAGTGGCGCGCAGCCGCTGGCGAAATTGAAAGCCTGATCGCGGATTCCGGCGTAGACAAACGCAGCTACAGCAGCCGTTATCTACCTAAATGGCTAGCTGCGGTTGGCGACTGGTCGGCCGCCGAGACGCTGGATTATCAATTACCCGATGAGCTCAAACGTTTTGGCCAGAACATCCTGTTGGAAAAGACCAAGAAAGGTACGCCCCCACAGCATGCCGTGTTTGTCGCGATCGATCAGCTACTGGTTGAACCGTTGTCCCTGCGTGACTTGCTGTTATCGCGTGCCTTAAGCGAAGTTCGCACCAGCGTTCAGCAGGAAAAGCGCCAGCATGCGCAGTTAGGCTTTGATGATTTGCTCAGCCGCCTTTCACAGGCGTTACAGCAACCCGGTGGTGAGATGCTGGCTCAGGCGATCCGCCAGCGTTATCCCGTGGCGATGATCGATGAGTTTCAAGATACCGATCCCCAGCAATATGGCATCTTCCAAGCGATCTATTTCCAGACAGAGCGCGCCCAGCAATCAGACTCGGCGCTGTTGCTGATTGGCGATCCTAAACAGGCTATTTACGCTTTTCGCGGTGCAGACATTTTTACCTACATGTATGCGCGTAGCGAAGTGAAACATCATTATACGCTGGGCACTAACTGGCGCTCATCGCCCGGTATGGTGGCAGCGGTCAATCAGGTTTTCTCCACGATTGCATCCCCTTTTCTTTTCGAAGATATTCCGTTTTTGCCGGTTGAAGCGGCTAAAAATAACCAGGCGCTGCGTTTTGAAATTGAAGGGCAGCGTCAGCAAGCCATGCATATTTGGCTGCAATCCGGCGAAGGCTGCGGCACCGTTGAATATCAACAGTCATTGGCAACACAGTGTGCGGCCCAAATTCGCGATTGGCTGACGGCGGGGCAGCAGGGCAAAGCATTGCTCTACTCCAATAAAAATCAGCCGAAACCCGTAGAAGCATCAGACATCACCATTCTGGTGCGCAGCCGCGCTGAAGCGGCGTTAATTCGTGATGCGCTGAGCGCGCTGGCGATCCCTTCTGTCTATTTATCTAACCGTGACAACGTTTTTGAAACGCCGGAAGCGCGCGATTTGCTGTGGCTCTTGCAAGCCGTGCTGGCTCCAGAACAGGAACGACTGTTGCGCAGCGCTCTGGCAACCAGTTTGATGGGGCTGAACTCGCAGCAGATTAACCATTTCAATCAGGACGAGCGCTTGTGGGATGCGCTGGTTGATGAATTCGATGGTTATCGTCAGCGCTGGCAAAAGCAGGGTGTATTGCCCATGCTGCGTGAAATCATGGTGAGCAGAAATCTGGCCGAGAATCTGTTGGCCAGTGAGGGCGGTGAACGACGCCTAACGGATGTGCTACACATCGGTGAACTGTTGCAGGAAGCGTCGCTAACGCTAGATAGCGAACCGGCATTGCTGCGTTGGTTAGCGCAGCAAATTGATAATCCCGCGGTGCAGTCGGAAAACCAGCAGCTTCGTTTAGAAAGCGATCGCCATTTAGTGCAGGTGGTGACCATCCATAAATCGAAAGGGCTCGAGTTTCCGATAGTGTGGCTGCCATTTATTGGCAGTTATCGGCTGCAAAAACAGCCGTTGTATCACGACAGAGATAATTTCAAAGCGGTGCTCGATCTTAACTATAACGATGATGCGGTTAAGCTGGCGGAAGAAGAGCGCTTGGCGGAAGACTTACGCCTGCTCTATGTTGCGCTCACCCGTTCTGTTTATCACTGTAGCCTCGGGCTGGCTCCTCTGTTTTTAGGTGGTCGAAAAAAACAGGGTGAAACTGACGTGCATAACAGCGCCATCGGATACCTGCTACAAAAAGGTGAGCCCGGTGATGCCGGGTTGCTGTTGGAGTGTCTCCAGCGCCTACAAAATGACGATATCGTGGTGACGCCTGTTTCCAGTGAGGATACCTCACCGTGGGTGCCTAATGCTCCTGAAGCACAGGATCTTCAAGCCAAGTTGTTTACCCGTAAGATGCAAGATGACTGGCGTGTCACCAGTTATTCAGGGTTACAGCAGCACAGCAGCACGCCGTTTTTCGACTTGCTGCCTAAACTTGATGTGGATGCGGTGGGGGAATCTGATATTGAAACCACGCCAGAGCTCACACCGCATACGTTCCCTAAAGGTGCGGCACCGGGGACCTTTTTACATAGTTTATTAGAACCGTTGGATTTCACTCAGCCACGCGATCTTGAATGGCTGAGCGAGCAGGTGACTCTGCAAGGATTGGATGACCAGTGGGTTCCTGTACTCGATCGTTGGCTAGAGGCTATTTTACGCGCCCAGTTAGCTGAAACTGGGCCCTGTTTAGCGCAGCTTCCACCAAGCCAAATTCAGGCCGAACTACAGTTTTATTTGCCGATTGAACAGCTGCTAAAGAGCGCTGAACTGGATGCCCTGATTAAACGTTATGATCCACTTTCCGCTCAGTGCGATCCGTTAGATTTCCGTCAGGTTCGCGGCATGTTGAAAGGCTTTATCGACTTAGTCTTTTTCTGGCAAGGGCGCTATTACGTGTTGGATTATAAGTCCAATTGGTTAGGTGCCGACGAAAATGCCTATACACCAGAGGCGATGGCGGGGGCGATGGCAGAACACCGCTACGATTTCCAATACCAGCTTTACTCATTGGCGCTGCATCGCTATTTGCGCCATCGGCTGCCTGATTACCAATACGAGCAGCATTTCGGCGGCGTTTTCTACTGCTTCCTACGCGGGATGTCGCCAGATAAACCGGGGCAGGGTGTTTTTCATTGTCGTCCAGATGTCGCGCTCATTGAGGGAATGGATAAGCTCTTTAGTTCCGCCTCGGAGGACGCAACATGCTGA
- the recC gene encoding exodeoxyribonuclease V subunit gamma, with protein MFTVYHSNQLDLLKQLIAALIEGQPLQNPFEQEVILVQSPGMAQWLQMELAKQFGIAANIEFPLPATFIWNLFTQVMPGIPKESAFSKDAMTWKLMWLLPQMLEQEAFAPLARYLSDDEDRRKHFQLAARVADLYDQYLVYRPEWLQIWERGERIDGLDEAQQWQAPLWVALKEYTAQLNQPEWHRANLYERFIHTLEQSTECPAGLPKRVFICGIAALPPVYLDALQALGKHIDVHLMFTNPCRYYWGDIQDYAFLAKLQSRKRRHHIQRQQEIELFRDPQTASELFKPDGEQELSNPLLASWGKLGRDHMYLLAQREPQEVHAFVDLAPDNLLKRIQHDLLELEDHAQIVDRPDRLESSNGKRLLDLNDRSISVNLCHSPQREVEVLHDRLLDLFAEDPSLTPRDVIVMVADIDSYTPFIQAVFGNAPRERYLPFAISDRSARQAHPVIQAFLTLLELPNSRFTSEHVLTLLEVPALAEHFGISEEGLRRLRHWVDESGIRWGLDDDNVRELDLPATGQHTWQFGLTRMLLGYAMDSRCGDWNGALPYDESSGLIAELAGQLADLLMRLSEWRTRLSGEYRVQEWQPLCREMLNEFFVQDSETETVQALIEQQWLKVIGYGISAEYPQAIPLSILRDELVSRLDNERISQRFLAGPINFCTLMPMRSIPFKVVCLLGMNDGIYPRTIAPLGFDLMANKVQRGDRSRRDDDRYLFLEALLSAQERLYISYIGRSIQDNAPRYPSVLVSELMEYIAQSHHLPGDEKHDVDSSAQRVMDYLQIEHPRVPFATENYVNDSESQSYAAEWLPAAQRAGEAHQAFAQSLPLEDISMVTLDDLIRFYRHPVRAFFQMRLGVNFILEETELPDEEPFTLDNLSRYKLNSQLLNQLIDGEEPTALFRRIRSAGGLPYGAFGEIYWEKQQEEMQEVAAKVREYRTTGHSIEIDDVLDAVRLTGWLQQVQDNGLVRWRPAVLGAVDGMALWIEHLFYCLSGGEGESRCFGRQNSAWHFAAMSKKEAEKALLPLIEGYRQGRSSPLLLLPKTGWAWLNSCFDKDSGAVDWDEQTQSKAQMKLLLAWQGDQRVIGEGSDPYIQRVMRTMDEKRLREIQQLAEYYYLPLARSNSA; from the coding sequence ATGTTTACTGTTTATCACTCGAACCAATTGGATCTGCTTAAGCAACTTATCGCGGCGCTTATTGAAGGCCAACCTTTGCAGAATCCTTTTGAGCAAGAAGTGATTTTGGTACAAAGCCCCGGTATGGCTCAGTGGCTACAGATGGAGTTAGCCAAACAGTTTGGCATTGCGGCGAATATTGAATTCCCCTTACCTGCCACCTTTATTTGGAATCTTTTTACTCAGGTAATGCCGGGTATTCCCAAGGAAAGCGCTTTTAGCAAAGATGCAATGACCTGGAAGCTGATGTGGCTGTTGCCACAAATGCTAGAGCAGGAGGCCTTTGCTCCACTGGCGCGTTATCTTTCTGACGATGAAGATCGTCGTAAGCACTTTCAACTCGCCGCTCGCGTGGCGGATCTGTATGACCAATATTTGGTGTATCGCCCTGAATGGCTACAGATTTGGGAGCGCGGTGAGCGTATTGATGGGCTGGATGAAGCTCAGCAGTGGCAGGCTCCGCTTTGGGTCGCGCTTAAAGAGTACACCGCGCAGCTTAACCAGCCTGAGTGGCACCGAGCCAATTTATATGAGCGCTTTATTCATACCCTAGAGCAATCAACTGAGTGTCCGGCTGGGCTGCCTAAACGGGTCTTTATCTGTGGAATTGCGGCGCTGCCGCCGGTATATCTCGATGCGCTACAGGCGCTGGGCAAGCATATTGATGTGCATCTGATGTTCACCAATCCGTGCCGCTATTACTGGGGTGATATTCAGGACTATGCCTTTCTTGCCAAGTTACAGAGCCGTAAAAGGCGTCATCATATTCAGCGGCAACAAGAGATCGAACTCTTCCGCGATCCGCAAACTGCCTCTGAGCTGTTTAAACCCGACGGTGAGCAGGAGTTAAGTAATCCGCTGCTAGCATCATGGGGAAAACTGGGGCGCGATCACATGTATCTGCTGGCGCAGCGTGAACCACAGGAAGTACACGCGTTTGTGGATTTAGCCCCCGATAACTTACTCAAGCGTATCCAACACGATCTGTTGGAATTGGAAGATCATGCCCAAATTGTCGATCGGCCCGATCGTCTGGAAAGCAGTAACGGCAAGCGATTGCTGGATCTGAACGATCGCAGCATTAGCGTTAATCTATGCCATAGCCCTCAGCGTGAAGTCGAGGTGTTGCACGATCGGCTGCTGGATCTGTTTGCCGAAGATCCTTCTCTTACACCGCGTGATGTCATTGTTATGGTGGCAGATATCGACAGCTATACGCCGTTTATCCAAGCCGTATTTGGTAATGCGCCTCGCGAACGCTATTTACCTTTCGCTATTTCTGACCGCAGTGCGCGACAAGCACATCCGGTGATTCAGGCATTTCTCACCTTATTAGAGCTACCCAACAGCCGGTTTACCTCCGAACACGTTTTAACTTTGCTTGAGGTGCCTGCCTTAGCTGAGCATTTTGGCATTAGTGAAGAGGGGCTACGTCGCTTACGTCACTGGGTGGATGAATCCGGGATCCGCTGGGGTCTGGATGATGACAACGTGCGTGAGCTCGATCTTCCTGCGACAGGCCAGCACACGTGGCAATTTGGGTTAACCCGCATGCTGTTGGGTTATGCCATGGATAGCCGCTGTGGTGACTGGAACGGGGCTCTTCCATACGACGAATCGAGCGGCCTGATTGCCGAATTGGCTGGCCAGCTTGCCGACTTATTGATGAGGCTCAGCGAGTGGCGCACGCGTTTGAGCGGCGAATATCGAGTACAAGAGTGGCAGCCGTTATGCCGTGAGATGCTCAATGAGTTCTTCGTTCAGGATAGCGAAACGGAAACCGTTCAGGCATTGATTGAACAACAGTGGCTAAAAGTCATTGGCTACGGGATCAGCGCTGAGTATCCACAGGCCATTCCGCTCTCAATACTGCGTGATGAGCTGGTTTCACGCTTGGACAATGAGCGAATTAGCCAACGTTTTCTGGCGGGGCCAATTAACTTCTGTACGCTGATGCCAATGCGATCCATCCCTTTCAAAGTGGTTTGTCTGCTTGGCATGAATGATGGCATCTATCCTCGTACCATTGCACCGCTTGGCTTTGATCTGATGGCAAACAAGGTACAGCGCGGTGACCGAAGCCGTCGAGACGATGACCGTTATCTGTTTCTCGAAGCGCTGCTTTCCGCACAGGAGCGTCTGTATATCAGCTATATAGGCCGCTCGATTCAGGATAATGCGCCACGTTATCCCTCGGTGCTCGTCAGCGAGTTGATGGAATATATTGCCCAAAGCCATCATTTGCCGGGGGATGAGAAGCATGATGTTGATAGCAGCGCCCAGCGAGTGATGGACTATCTGCAAATTGAGCATCCGCGTGTGCCTTTTGCCACCGAAAACTATGTTAATGACAGCGAAAGTCAGAGCTATGCCGCTGAGTGGCTACCTGCGGCGCAGCGCGCCGGAGAAGCGCATCAGGCGTTTGCTCAGTCGCTGCCGCTAGAAGATATTTCGATGGTGACGCTCGACGATCTCATTCGTTTCTACCGTCATCCTGTGCGTGCCTTTTTCCAAATGCGCCTCGGGGTAAACTTTATTTTAGAAGAGACGGAATTGCCTGATGAAGAGCCGTTTACACTGGATAACCTCAGCCGCTATAAGTTGAATAGCCAACTGCTAAACCAACTCATTGATGGCGAAGAGCCCACTGCGCTATTTCGTCGTATCCGCTCGGCGGGCGGCTTGCCATACGGGGCTTTTGGCGAGATCTACTGGGAAAAACAGCAGGAAGAGATGCAAGAAGTGGCAGCCAAGGTTCGAGAGTATCGCACCACGGGCCACAGTATCGAAATTGATGATGTGCTAGACGCTGTGCGGCTAACCGGCTGGCTGCAGCAGGTTCAGGATAATGGCTTAGTGCGCTGGCGGCCTGCGGTGTTAGGCGCGGTAGACGGCATGGCTCTCTGGATTGAGCACCTGTTTTATTGCCTTAGTGGCGGAGAAGGTGAAAGCCGTTGCTTTGGACGTCAAAACTCGGCATGGCATTTTGCTGCTATGAGTAAAAAAGAGGCCGAGAAAGCGTTACTGCCCTTGATTGAAGGGTATCGACAAGGCCGCAGCAGCCCGCTCTTGCTGTTACCTAAAACGGGCTGGGCATGGCTGAATAGCTGTTTCGATAAAGATTCTGGCGCTGTTGATTGGGATGAACAAACTCAGTCTAAGGCGCAAATGAAGCTACTGCTGGCATGGCAGGGCGACCAGCGGGTGATAGGAGAAGGCTCCGATCCCTATATTCAACGCGTCATGCGTACCATGGACGAAAAGAGACTGCGCGAAATTCAGCAACTGGCTGAATACTATTATTTGCCATTAGCGCGGAGTAATTCGGCCTGA